The following coding sequences are from one Tautonia marina window:
- a CDS encoding RrF2 family transcriptional regulator: MFSQTVEYALRATVHLADCAPEARTTEQIARVTQVPAPYLAKVLQGLKRAGIVRSQRGIGGGITLAKRPEELTILEVVSAVDPIRRIRTCPLGLASHGEHLCPLHRRLDNALASVEEAFQKTTLAEVLADPNPSIPLCDFPGARGGPRVATEVETS; the protein is encoded by the coding sequence ATGTTCTCTCAAACGGTGGAGTACGCCCTGAGGGCGACGGTGCACCTGGCCGATTGCGCGCCGGAGGCCCGGACGACGGAGCAGATTGCTCGGGTGACGCAGGTGCCAGCGCCGTATCTGGCGAAGGTGTTGCAGGGGCTCAAACGGGCGGGGATTGTGAGGTCGCAGCGGGGGATTGGGGGGGGGATCACGCTGGCGAAGCGGCCCGAGGAGCTGACGATCTTGGAGGTGGTGAGCGCGGTGGATCCGATTCGGAGGATTCGGACCTGTCCGCTGGGCCTGGCCTCGCACGGGGAGCATCTGTGCCCGTTGCACCGTCGCCTGGATAATGCGCTGGCGAGCGTGGAGGAGGCGTTTCAGAAGACGACCCTGGCCGAGGTGCTGGCCGATCCGAACCCGAGCATTCCACTGTGCGACTTTCCGGGAGCGCGGGGGGGGCCTCGGGTGGCGACGGAGGTCGAAACGTCCTGA
- a CDS encoding N-acetylmuramoyl-L-alanine amidase — protein MIRNLLPRTRTEHPFPRPMAALTLLAIGLSLSLASGAIAQNDPRPGDRLERLGDEIVVAGQLFHTTAPVVLWTDPGGYDAYRVERRFAPLAEAGWKASEAAGLRSPVRFGLRGNRLSPEQVEQVRGGGWSLPMLQDVVDQFVIHYDVAGTSRNCFRVLHDGRGLSVHFMLDLDGTIYQTMDLKESAYHATIANQRSIGIEIANMGAYPPANASALDRWYAQDADGTTRLVIPGGPEAAGMKNLDASFRPSRNEPVVGTVRGIELKQYDLTPEQYDSLIKLTATLCTVFPNLDCDYPRDENGNLITDTLSRDDWQSYQGILGHFHVQTNKVDPGPAFQWDRLIEEARALMPPSPADAK, from the coding sequence ATGATCCGCAACCTCCTCCCCCGAACGCGAACCGAACACCCGTTCCCTCGGCCGATGGCGGCTCTTACCCTGCTGGCGATCGGCCTGAGCCTCTCCCTGGCCTCGGGGGCGATCGCACAGAACGACCCGCGGCCCGGCGATCGCCTCGAACGCCTTGGGGATGAAATTGTGGTCGCCGGTCAGCTCTTTCACACCACGGCCCCGGTCGTCCTCTGGACCGATCCGGGCGGCTACGACGCCTACCGCGTCGAGCGTCGCTTCGCCCCTCTGGCCGAGGCCGGCTGGAAGGCGTCGGAGGCCGCCGGCCTGCGCTCTCCCGTCCGCTTCGGCCTGCGAGGCAACCGCCTTTCCCCCGAGCAGGTCGAGCAGGTCCGCGGTGGCGGCTGGTCGTTGCCCATGCTTCAAGATGTTGTCGATCAGTTCGTCATCCACTACGACGTGGCCGGCACCAGCCGCAATTGCTTCCGGGTCCTCCACGACGGCCGAGGCCTGAGCGTTCACTTCATGCTCGACCTCGACGGCACCATCTATCAGACCATGGACCTGAAAGAATCCGCCTATCACGCCACCATCGCCAACCAGCGCTCCATCGGCATCGAGATCGCCAACATGGGGGCCTATCCCCCCGCCAACGCCTCGGCCCTCGACCGCTGGTACGCCCAGGATGCCGACGGCACCACTCGCCTGGTCATCCCCGGTGGCCCCGAGGCCGCCGGCATGAAGAACCTCGACGCCAGCTTCCGCCCCTCTCGCAACGAACCGGTCGTCGGCACCGTTCGCGGCATCGAGCTGAAGCAGTACGACCTGACCCCCGAGCAGTACGACTCCCTCATCAAGCTCACCGCCACCCTCTGCACCGTCTTCCCGAACCTCGATTGCGACTACCCCCGCGACGAAAACGGCAACCTCATCACCGACACCCTTTCCCGAGACGACTGGCAGTCGTATCAAGGAATCCTCGGACACTTTCACGTGCAAACCAACAAGGTCGATCCCGGCCCCGCCTTCCAGTGGGACAGGCTCATCGAGGAAGCCCGAGCCCTGATGCCCCCCTCCCCTGCCGATGCGAAGTGA
- a CDS encoding acyl-CoA desaturase, producing the protein MTESTTMTDRFDGSTAASDAGAPSALSQSAAAVKGSGSTEADTTIRPSSESEPLSPLAAVARMSMTVRWVVVSVITLPLVAVLATPLVVWGWGFHWVDLGLLLGMYLLTGLGITVGFHRLFTHRSFETSMPVKFVLGVLGSMTVQGSLLEWVALHRRHHQYSDAEGDPHSPFHGMDHGVRGVLRGFWHAHVGWIVRPGPFELDRYVTDLRQSPTLRFVDATFAVWVALGLLIPAAVGGVLTGSWAGALTGLIWGGPVRIFLVHHITWSVNSACHIWGSQPFETNDESRDNLLFGLLAWGEGWHNAHHAFPTSARHGLAWWQLDVSYWFIWVLARLGLVWKVKLPSREAQLRRRRATA; encoded by the coding sequence ATGACCGAATCGACCACGATGACGGACCGGTTTGACGGCTCGACCGCGGCATCAGACGCCGGAGCGCCATCGGCTCTGAGCCAGTCGGCGGCAGCCGTCAAGGGTTCGGGATCGACCGAAGCGGACACGACGATCCGGCCCTCCTCGGAGTCGGAGCCGTTGTCACCGCTGGCGGCGGTCGCCCGAATGTCGATGACGGTGCGGTGGGTGGTGGTGTCGGTCATCACCCTGCCGCTGGTCGCCGTGCTGGCGACGCCGTTGGTCGTCTGGGGGTGGGGGTTCCACTGGGTCGATCTGGGGCTCTTGCTGGGGATGTACCTGCTGACCGGGCTGGGGATCACGGTCGGGTTTCACCGGCTGTTCACGCATCGGTCGTTCGAGACGAGCATGCCGGTGAAGTTCGTGCTGGGGGTGCTCGGCTCGATGACGGTGCAGGGGTCGTTGCTGGAATGGGTGGCGCTGCACCGTCGGCACCATCAGTACTCCGATGCCGAAGGGGACCCGCATTCGCCGTTTCACGGGATGGATCATGGGGTGCGAGGGGTGCTTCGGGGGTTCTGGCATGCTCACGTCGGCTGGATTGTCCGGCCGGGTCCGTTTGAGCTGGACCGCTACGTCACCGACCTGAGGCAGAGCCCGACCCTGCGGTTTGTGGACGCGACGTTTGCCGTCTGGGTGGCGCTCGGGTTGCTGATTCCGGCGGCCGTGGGAGGAGTGCTGACGGGATCGTGGGCGGGAGCGTTGACGGGCCTGATCTGGGGAGGACCGGTGCGGATCTTCCTGGTGCACCACATTACCTGGAGCGTCAACTCGGCCTGCCACATCTGGGGATCGCAGCCGTTCGAGACGAACGACGAGAGCCGAGACAACCTGCTGTTCGGCCTGCTCGCCTGGGGAGAGGGCTGGCACAACGCCCACCACGCCTTCCCGACCTCGGCCCGTCACGGCCTGGCCTGGTGGCAACTGGACGTGAGCTACTGGTTCATCTGGGTGCTCGCCCGGCTCGGCCTGGTCTGGAAGGTGAAGCTCCCGAGCCGGGAGGCTCAGCTTCGCCGGCGTCGGGCGACGGCTTGA
- a CDS encoding fasciclin domain-containing protein, translated as MTSIRRSWCVAALFVMVGGLAAAPARVEAQTILDRVVNYNIHTGEFETLIAAVLAADPGLLDALAGSDPLTVFLPTNAAFAQIGLTPDNVGQLGPDLLTDIILYHVTPGARPLHNLYAERNVMMLNGARTTFSVRQYRPHHIAVFINDARILNHAVLASNGAIFIIDQVLLPPMPVR; from the coding sequence ATGACATCCATCCGACGCTCGTGGTGTGTGGCTGCGCTGTTCGTCATGGTCGGGGGCCTGGCGGCCGCGCCGGCTCGGGTCGAAGCCCAGACGATTCTGGATCGCGTGGTCAATTACAACATCCACACCGGCGAATTCGAAACGCTCATCGCCGCCGTCCTGGCCGCGGACCCCGGGCTCCTGGATGCCCTGGCCGGTTCCGACCCGCTTACCGTCTTCCTACCCACCAACGCGGCCTTTGCCCAGATCGGGCTCACGCCCGACAATGTCGGCCAGCTTGGCCCGGACCTTCTGACCGACATCATTCTCTATCACGTCACGCCAGGGGCCCGGCCCTTGCACAACCTGTACGCCGAGCGGAACGTGATGATGCTCAATGGCGCACGCACCACCTTCTCCGTCCGGCAGTATCGCCCGCATCACATTGCCGTGTTTATCAACGATGCTCGGATCTTGAATCACGCGGTTCTTGCCAGCAACGGCGCGATCTTCATCATTGACCAGGTGCTGCTCCCCCCGATGCCGGTGCGGTAA
- a CDS encoding SpoIIE family protein phosphatase has translation MRSVSIRTIGPILVLIPVAVVVLGFGLLATWQGKRVVDDLTGQVVDQAARRVEEQLDRYLATAVHVTELTASMIAAGELDPADLRAWRPDLIRQLSAFEAINSITFGTPEGSATWIIRYPGESGLEYAIKDDQTGEEVVEYRVPQGGESLGERIGSYDYAPRQRPWYQAAEEAGGPTWSDVYPWVRSNSAMATLGLAFVRPVADAEGNRLGVLASDVGLLAVSEFLTGLEVSETGRAFLVGPDGGLLASSSGVAVIGPGGSQVAAAESDDPMVRAVAERVAEESGSFGAIDDREPFELTLDDERYRVEVEPLSGVQGLDWRLAVIVPEADVMGGVQELRRQAAWIGLLVVGLTLGLGIAASLRLVRPIVELVEGVRTIGEGDLDHRVRVEGAREFAMLSTEVNQMAEALKDRLRLRQSLALAMEIQQKLLPEETPALPGLDIAGHSTYCDETGGDYYDFLELDETTQGDLIVVLGDVMGHGIAAALLMATARGVLRTRASESGSLGQLLTHVNRQLEADTGGERFMTMILMVVDAPHHAIRWASAGHDAPIVYDPQSDAFLDLPNINGLPLGLLDDSEYEEAVWDGLGSGHIVLLGTDGIWETRSPSEEEFGKDRLRDIIRAHRDEPSERISVAINDALKQFRGDSHQDDDITFVVVKLA, from the coding sequence TTGCGATCCGTTTCGATCCGAACCATCGGTCCGATTCTCGTGTTGATTCCGGTGGCCGTGGTGGTGTTGGGGTTCGGCCTGCTGGCGACCTGGCAGGGGAAACGGGTGGTCGATGACCTGACGGGCCAGGTGGTGGACCAGGCGGCCCGTCGGGTTGAGGAGCAGCTCGACCGCTATCTGGCCACGGCAGTTCATGTGACGGAGCTGACGGCCTCGATGATTGCCGCCGGCGAGCTGGACCCGGCCGATCTGAGGGCCTGGCGGCCCGATCTGATCCGGCAGCTCTCGGCCTTCGAGGCGATCAATTCGATCACCTTCGGCACTCCAGAGGGCTCGGCCACCTGGATCATCCGCTATCCGGGGGAGTCGGGCCTGGAGTACGCGATCAAGGACGACCAGACGGGGGAGGAGGTCGTCGAGTACCGCGTTCCGCAAGGCGGGGAGTCGTTGGGGGAGCGGATCGGCTCCTATGACTACGCCCCGAGGCAGCGGCCGTGGTATCAGGCCGCCGAGGAGGCCGGGGGGCCGACCTGGAGCGACGTCTACCCGTGGGTTCGCAGCAACAGCGCCATGGCCACACTGGGCCTGGCCTTCGTGCGTCCGGTGGCCGACGCCGAGGGGAATCGGCTTGGGGTGCTCGCGTCGGATGTGGGGTTGCTGGCGGTCTCGGAGTTTTTGACCGGGCTGGAAGTCTCGGAGACGGGAAGGGCCTTCCTGGTCGGGCCGGACGGCGGCTTGCTGGCGAGTTCCTCGGGGGTGGCGGTCATCGGTCCCGGCGGGTCGCAGGTGGCGGCGGCCGAGTCGGACGACCCAATGGTCCGGGCGGTCGCGGAGCGGGTGGCGGAGGAGTCGGGATCGTTCGGCGCGATCGACGACCGGGAGCCGTTCGAGCTGACGCTCGATGACGAGCGTTACCGGGTCGAGGTCGAGCCGCTCTCGGGCGTGCAGGGGCTCGACTGGCGTCTGGCGGTCATCGTGCCCGAGGCCGATGTGATGGGAGGCGTGCAAGAACTGCGTCGGCAGGCCGCCTGGATCGGATTGCTGGTCGTCGGCCTGACGCTCGGCCTGGGCATTGCGGCGTCGCTCCGGCTTGTCCGGCCGATTGTGGAGCTGGTGGAGGGGGTCCGAACCATCGGCGAAGGGGACCTGGATCATCGGGTCCGCGTGGAAGGGGCTCGGGAGTTTGCGATGCTCTCGACCGAAGTGAACCAGATGGCCGAGGCGCTGAAAGACCGCCTCCGCCTGCGGCAATCGCTGGCGCTGGCGATGGAGATTCAGCAGAAGCTCTTACCCGAGGAAACGCCGGCGCTGCCGGGGCTCGACATTGCCGGACACTCGACCTACTGCGACGAAACCGGGGGCGATTACTACGATTTCCTCGAACTGGATGAGACGACTCAGGGGGACCTGATCGTGGTGCTCGGCGACGTGATGGGGCACGGGATCGCCGCGGCCTTGCTGATGGCGACGGCGCGGGGGGTCTTGCGGACGAGGGCCTCGGAAAGCGGGTCGCTCGGCCAGCTGCTCACGCACGTCAACCGCCAGCTCGAAGCCGACACGGGGGGCGAGCGGTTCATGACGATGATCTTGATGGTCGTCGATGCGCCTCACCACGCGATTCGGTGGGCCAGCGCCGGCCACGATGCGCCGATCGTGTATGATCCGCAAAGTGATGCGTTCCTCGATTTGCCGAATATCAACGGCCTGCCGCTCGGGCTGCTGGACGACTCGGAGTACGAGGAAGCCGTGTGGGACGGCCTCGGCTCGGGGCATATCGTGCTGCTCGGCACCGATGGGATCTGGGAAACGCGGAGCCCGTCGGAGGAGGAATTCGGCAAGGACCGGCTGCGCGACATCATTCGAGCCCACCGGGATGAGCCGTCGGAGCGCATCTCGGTGGCGATCAACGACGCCCTGAAGCAATTCCGAGGGGACTCGCACCAGGACGACGACATCACGTTCGTCGTGGTGAAGCTCGCGTGA